The genomic region TCTCGCCGAACTGCTCGACCTGCCGACCCGGTGGTTCGGCGAGGAGGGCAGCACTGTCAACATCGGCGCGATCGCCGTCGTGCTGATCCTCGGCGTCGTGGCGATCGTCGGTATCCGCGAGTCCGCCCGGATCACCAACCTGCTGGTGCTGGTCAAGGTGTCCATCTGCGTCTTCGTGGTGGTCGCCGGGCTGTTCTTCGTGAAGGCCACCAACCTCACCCCGTTCATCCCGCCGGCCGAGCCCGCAGGCAGCGGCGACGACGGCATAAAGCAGCCGGTCACCCAGGCGCTGTTCGGGCTGGAACCGTCGGTCTTCGGTTTCGTCGGGGTGCTCAGCGCCGCAGCCGTCGTCTTCTTCGCGTACACCGGCTTCGAGGCCGTGGCCAACCTCGGCGAGGAAACCCGTAAGCCCAAGCGGGACCTCACACTGGGTCTGCTCGGCACGCTGCTGATCTCCACGGTGCTCTACATCGGCGTTTCGCTTGTGGTTGTCGGCATGGTGCCCTACACCGAGATCGACCGGGGCGCGCCCATCGCGTCGGCCTTCGAGTCGGTCGGCGCCGGCTGGGCGGCGGTGCTGGTCTCCATCGCCGCCGTCGCCGGTCTGACGAGCGTCATCCTTGTCGACCTGGTGGCGATGGGCCGGATCGGGTTCGCCATCGCCCGCGACGGGTTGATCCCGCCCTCGATCGCGACTGTGCACCCGCGCTGGGGCACGCCGTACCGGATCTCAGCGATCATGACGGTGGTCGTCGCGCTGCTGGCCGGCTTCCTGCCGCTGTCCGCCCTGGCCGACCTGGTCAGCATCGGCGCGCTCTGTGCGTTCGTGCTTGTCTCGATCGCCGTGCCGATCCTGCGCCGCAAGCGGCCTGACCTGGAGCGTCCGTTCCGGGTGCCGTTCTCGCCGGTGCTGCCGATCGTGTCGGCGCTTGCCTGCTTCTACCTGATGCTCAACCTGTCGGTGGAGACCTGGCTGCGGTTCCTGGCCTGGATGCTGCTCGGCGCGGTGATCTACTTCGGCTACGGCTACCGCCGCAACCGGCTTGCCCAGCACGAGCCCGCCGTCGCCCCGGCGCCCCGCGAGCCGTCCGCCTGACCCGACACGTGCGGAAGGGCCCCCGCTCCGGCGGGGGCCCTTCCATGCGATCCGCTCAGGGTCGAGGCTGCGGTGAGGCGGTCGGCCCCTTGACGACAGGCTTGCCGTCGACCCAGGTCACCTCGTCGAGCCAGACCTGCCGACCGGGGTCGGTGCTGCCCTCCTGGCCGGGCGGCCACGCGTGGTAGAGCAGCCACGTGCGGCCGTCCTTGACCACCATCGAGGCGTGACCGGGGCCGGAGGCGGCGTCGGTGCTCTTCAGGATCGGGTTTTCCGCCGCCTTCACGCACGGGCCTGTCGGGCTCTCGCAGACCGCGTAGCCCTCGGCGTACTCCGCCCGGTCGTAGGCGTTGGCAGCGAAGAACAGCAGCAGCCGGCCGTCCTGACGGTGGAAGAACGGCCCCTCGATCAGGGTCCCCTCCCACGGCTCGGTCTGCTTGAGCAGCTTCGTCGGCTCACCGACGAGGGTCAGGCCGTCGTCGGAGAGTCGCTGCGACCAGAGCCAGGTGTCCACCCCGATCGCGTTGCCGTCGTTCTTCCACAGCAGCCAGAGGCTGCCGTCGGTGTCCCGGAACG from Micromonospora profundi harbors:
- a CDS encoding amino acid permease, with the protein product MSMLRTKPIKDVIAQGEADGSEGQLGLKRRLGAVDLTGVGIGIVIGTGIFTLTGIEARDSAGPGVVISFGIAGVVALLAALCYAELASSVPTAGSAYTYAYATMGEIVAWIIGWDLLLEFALGAAVVARGWSGYLAELLDLPTRWFGEEGSTVNIGAIAVVLILGVVAIVGIRESARITNLLVLVKVSICVFVVVAGLFFVKATNLTPFIPPAEPAGSGDDGIKQPVTQALFGLEPSVFGFVGVLSAAAVVFFAYTGFEAVANLGEETRKPKRDLTLGLLGTLLISTVLYIGVSLVVVGMVPYTEIDRGAPIASAFESVGAGWAAVLVSIAAVAGLTSVILVDLVAMGRIGFAIARDGLIPPSIATVHPRWGTPYRISAIMTVVVALLAGFLPLSALADLVSIGALCAFVLVSIAVPILRRKRPDLERPFRVPFSPVLPIVSALACFYLMLNLSVETWLRFLAWMLLGAVIYFGYGYRRNRLAQHEPAVAPAPREPSA
- a CDS encoding glycoside hydrolase family 43 protein, which gives rise to MTRATTLRRGAAAVVLAAALLVSGCTGDSESTPTSSGSDSSMFTNPVVRTDAPDPQAIQVGDTWYLFHTNSGGRNVPVLTSANLVDWAEAGDALPALPDWADAGKTWAPEAIQLAPEEFLLYYTVAGRESGRQCVGRAVASAPQGPYRDDSTGPLICQADLGGAIDASPFRDTDGSLWLLWKNDGNAIGVDTWLWSQRLSDDGLTLVGEPTKLLKQTEPWEGTLIEGPFFHRQDGRLLLFFAANAYDRAEYAEGYAVCESPTGPCVKAAENPILKSTDAASGPGHASMVVKDGRTWLLYHAWPPGQEGSTDPGRQVWLDEVTWVDGKPVVKGPTASPQPRP